One Setaria italica strain Yugu1 chromosome I, Setaria_italica_v2.0, whole genome shotgun sequence DNA window includes the following coding sequences:
- the LOC101769398 gene encoding transcription factor NIGT1, giving the protein MQPHPHCGTGIPTEYSRPPLLPCFRPSLSIHPPVRPSLPSRLSSWYATPRPRFRPSFPSRLLLLSPTASRSNRWSIEPRCITSAAQEIEMDPPLPSPQYAHRRRCSEYLLALEEERRKIQVFKRELPLCLQLVTQTIEGMKSQMHGVGSEGTVSDHGPVLEEFMPLKPSLSLSSDEHESADDAAATNDVGKKEKAAETHGRQSPPTEANKAMPDWLQSVQLWSQEPQQQPSSPRKELLCKPVALNTRKAGDAFQPFVKEKRAEMPASPTTAAASSAVVGDSCDKVATDTSEKHSDKEMNKDAKDMGKYSKDKEGQSQAPNRKPRRCWAPELHRRFLQALQQLGGSHVATPTQIRELMKVDGLTNDEVKSHLQKYRLHTRRPNSTTVVQSTSTSAAQPAPQFVVVGGIWVPPAEYATAAAAASAAAAAQSQVQLAGDASGTANTVYAPVATLPSGTRQGQRQSSRCSGGRRSGDASSDSPAVSSSSHTTSA; this is encoded by the exons ATGCAACCCCACCCGCATTGCGGAACTGGAATCCCCACCGAATATTCACGCCCTCCTCTGCTCCCTTGCTTCCGTCCGTCCCTATCTATCCACCCACCCGTCAGGCCCTCACTCCCTTCCCGTCTGTCTTCGTGGTACGCGACGCCCCGACCCCGATTCCGCCCTTCATTTCCCTCtcgtcttctcctcctctctcccacggcGAGCAGAAGCAATAGGTGGTCGATCGAGCCTCGCTGTATCACCAGCGCGGCGCAGGAGATCGAGATGGACCCACCGCTACCGTCACCACAAtacgcccaccgccgccgctgcagcgagTACCTGCTCGCGCTCGAGGAGGAGCGACGAAAAATCCAGGTCTTCAAGCGGGAGCTACCCCTCTGCCTCCAGCTCGTCACGCAGA CTATTGAGGGGATGAAGAGCCAGATGCACGGTGTCGGCAGCGAGGGGACGGTCAGTGACCACGGCCCTGTGCTTGAGGAGTTCATGCCGCTCAAGCCCAGCCTCTCGTTGTCCTCCGATGAGCACGAGAGCGCCGACGACGCTGCCGCGACCAACGATGTcgggaagaaagagaaggcggCTGAGACACATGGCAGGCAGTCGCCACCGACGGAGGCCAACAAGGCGATGCCTGACTGGCTCCAGTCTGTGCAGCTCTGGAGCCAGGAACCCCAGCAGCAGCCATCATCCCCGCGCAAG GAGCTGCTGTGCAAGCCGGTGGCTCTGAACACCAGGAAGGCCGGAGACGCGTTTCAGCCATTCGTGAAGGAGAAGCGCGCCGAGATGCCGGCCTCGCCGACCACGGCCGCGGCGAGTTCGGCGGTTGTCGGGGACAGCTGCGATAAAGTGGCCACTGATACGTCGGAGAAGCACAGCGACAAAGAGATGAACAAAGACGCCAAAGACATGGGGAAATATAGCAAGGATAAAGAGGGTCAGTCGCAGGCGCCCAACCGGAAGCCGCGTCGGTGCTGGGCGCCGGAGCTCCACCGCCGGTTCCTGCAGGCGCTTCAGCAGCTCGGCGGATCCCACG TGGCGACGCCGACGCAGATCCGGGAGCTCATGAAGGTCGACGGTCTCACCAACGACGAGGTCAAGAGCCATTTGCAG AAGTATCGTCTGCACACGAGGCGGCCGAACTCGACGACGGTGGTCCAGAGCACTAGCACCAGCGCAGCGCAGCCCGCGCCACAGTTTGTCGTGGTGGGAGGCATCTGGGTGCCGCCGGCAGAGTAcgctaccgccgccgctgcagcatCTGCTGCAGCAGCGGCACAGTCACAGGTGCAGCTAGCCGGCGACGCGTCAGGAACCGCCAACACGGTCTATGCACCGGTGGCGACGTTGCCATCTGGAACGCGGCAGGGCCAGAGGCAATCGAGCAGGTGCTCGGGTGGCCGGCGTAGCGGTGACGCTAGCTCGGACTCACCGGCCGTGTCATCGTCGTCGCATACCACCTCTGCCTAA